DNA sequence from the Butyricimonas faecalis genome:
TCCCGAATCTCGTTCGTGATCTGCGTGTCTGTCAAATGATTTTCTTTTAACAGTTCTTCCAGAACAAAGCGATCGGCAAATTCTTTCTTCAGACCGTAGTTCTTGACCTTCATCTCGGAATCCCCGTAATAGCGGGCAATCTTTTCCCCGAACCCACCGTCCAGTACACCGTCTTCCAACGTGATCACCAGTTGGTGATTGGCCTTTAAATCTTCCAGCATTTGTTTGTCAACTCCCGTGATATAGCGAGGATTGATCAATGTGGCCTGTATCCCGGTTTCTTTTTGTAACTTCTGGCATACGGACTCTCCTAGCGGGTAGAAATTTCCGAGCGCGATGACAGCCACCCGTTCCCCTTGGCGGGTGATTTTATAACGGTTTAATTCACTGTAATCCGTGTCAAAGGTCTCTTCGCTTTCAATAACAACCGGTCCCGGAACACGAATGGCAACAGGGTACGTGGTTTGTTTGATACCCCATTCCAACATGGCAAAATATTCCTCTTTGCAAGTCGGGGCCAGATACACCATGTTCGGGATATTGCTGATAAGCGGGATATCGAAAAATCCAAGATGGGTTTCATCGTTCATCCCGGCGGAACCACCCAGGAACACGGAAATAACTGCCGGGTTTCGGTTGATACATAAATCTTGTGACAGTTGGTCGTAACACCGTTGGATAAACGTGCTGTAAACCCCATACACGGGTTTCCCGCCATTGGCCGCGATACCGGATGCAAGAGCCACGGCGTGTTCTTCGGCTATTCCCACATCAACGAATTGTTTCCCGGCTTGTTGCCTGCGTTCGGGATTAAAACCGATTACCGCGGGAGTACCCGAAGAGATGGCTACCACGGTAGGATCTTTTTGTATTTGTTCCAGCAGGAATTTTCCCGTCAGGTTGCCGTAATCTTCCGTGTTTCCCCCGTTAGACAAAGGTTCTCCGGTTTCCAGTTTGAACGGCATACCCCAGTGGAATTTTTCCTTGTAGGTTTCCGCGGGAGTGTACCCCTTTCCTTTTAGCGTGTGGATATGCACGACGACGGGATGGGAAGCGTCTTTTACTTGCGTGAAAGCGTGTATCAAGGCGGTAATATCGTTCCCATCTTTCACGTAAATATAATCAAGTCCGAGCGATTTGAAAAAATTGCAAGGCGCTTGGCCGTCCGTGTTCCTCAAGGTTTTCAAGTTTTGGTACAAACCGCCATGATTCTCGGCAATAGACATTTCATTGTCATTAACGACCACGATCAGGTTGGTGCCTGTTTCCGCGGCATTGCTTAGCCCTTCATAGGCTTCTCCGCCACTCAGGGAACCGTCGCCAATCACGGCGATAATATTTTCATGATCCCCTTTTAAATCTCGGGCTTTGGCTAACCCGCAGGCGAGGCTTACGGAGGTTGACGTGTGACCGATCGTGAAGAAGTCGTGTTTGCTTTCTTGCGGGTTGGTATAACCGGACACGTCATCGTACTCTTCCGCGTGAAGGAAAGCATCTTTACGCCCGGTTAACATTTTATGGGTGTAGCTTTGATGCGACACGTCATACACGATTTTGTCCACCGGCGAGTTGAACACGTAATGTAGGGCTATCGTGGCCTCTACCATTCCCAGGTTAGGTCCGATGTGTCCGCCATGGGCACTTAGTTTGGTTAGTAGGGCGTGACGAATTTCATCCGCCAGTATATTTAAATTTTCGAAGGAAAGACGCTTCACGTCTTCCGGGGAGTTAATGTTTTCTAAGTACATAGTTTTTCTAAATTTATACTCGTTTTCCTGTTTCATACGCTTCTTGCATGGCCGGGTGGCCTTTGATTTCTCCGACGTGCCATACGCCTAGTCCGAAGACAACCCCTTTGATGGTGGGATTTTCCAAGCAATCAAGAAATCCTTGGAACGTGTCCACGGTGCGCATCATGTTTTCTTTATTATCTTCAGCTGCCGTGATGATGAAATAAAACTCTTTGTCGTTCATTTCCGTGTAGAGACCGCAGCATCGGTCGATCAAGGTTTTCATCTGGGCACTCATCGTGTAAAAATAGACGGGTGTTGCCATGACGATAACGTCTGCTGCCACCATCTTGTCAATGATCTCCGCTGCATCATCTTTTTGCGGACAGGGTTTGTGATACAGGCTACACGTGCTACATCCCGTGCAGTAGTTGATCTTTTTATCTCGTAAGAAAATTTTTTCAACGTCATGTCCTGCTTCTTTAGCTCCCCGCAAAAATTCATCGCACAAAGTGTCGGAGTTTCCGCCTTTCCGGGGACTGGAAGAGAGAATTAAAATTCTTTTTGCCATAATATGATTTTTTATAATGATTATTCCAGTATGTTGTGTTCATGATTTTATGTTACAAAATTACATCGCTTCCTGTGTCCTGCTTGTATATAAATTACAGAGATGTGTACCTAAATTACGGATTTTGCTGTTGATCCATGAAAGGGGAATCAACGATAGTGTACCAAATACCGTACTATAAAAAGAAAAACTCGCTGATTTTCAGCGAGTTTGTTGTGTAAGAAGTGGTCCCACTTGGGCTTGAACCAAGGACCCCCTGATTATGAGTCAGGTGCTCTAACCAGCTGAGCTATAGGACCTACACTTGCGTGTGTTAAAGTGGTTAGCCTTTAACGGGTGCAAATATAGTGTTTTATTAAAATTCGGGCAAATATTGGAGGGCTTTTTTTTGATGGTTTGTGGAAGATACCATAAATTTATTTACATTTGCGTGTAGATGAACTTATTAGTATAATTGATAAAATTCGTGGTGTGAAAGTTTGTTTGCTAGTGATAGGAAAGACGGATGTGGAATTTGTACGGGCGGGAATTGCCGAGTATGAGAAACGTTTGAAATATTATATCCCTTACGAGATGAAGGTGATTCCGGATGTGCGGAACACGAAAAACATGAGCGAGATACAACAGAAAGAACGGGAGGGCGAGTTATTATTGGGACAGTTGGAGACAGCGGATTACATAATTTTGTTGGATGAGAAGGGGAACGAGTACACTTCGAAGGCTTTTGCGAACTTTTTGGCACAGAAGATGCTGACAAGTATGAAACGACTTGTATTTATCATCGGGGGACCTTACGGTTTTTCGGAAGAAGTATATAAACGTGCAAATATGAAAATATCACTATCCAAGATGACTTTTTCTCACCAAATGGTGAGGATGATCTTCACGGAACAATTATACAGGGCAATGACTATATTGAAAGGAGAACCTTATCATCATGAATAAAATGAGGATGAAAAGCATGAAGAAATTTTGGCTTGTACTGTCACTTGCCATGTTCTGCCTGATCGTGGGCTCTTTGTGGGAGTATTCTCTGAATGATTGGTCTGCAGACAAGAAGCTGTTTCTTTTTCAAGAACGATTGAAGTTTGAAGAGAAGCGGCTTGACGATCAGTTGCGGAAACTTGATTATGAGGCAGAGCGGAAAAAGCCGGAATGGAAAGGTAAACAGTCTGTGCTGGTTGGTTTTAAGGGAAGTAAGTTAGTTTATTGGAGTAACGAGAGAGTCGGTTCACCTCGTTTGTACGAGATATTGTCCGCGGGAAATGACTTCGTGAAGATTAATAATCTTTATTTTGATGTTCGTAGACATGTCGTCGGGGATACGGTTTATTATGCGCTTCTGTTTATAAAGGAGGATTACCCGTATTCGAGTAATTACGTGAAAAATCATTTTAACCCGTCATTAGGCGAAAACTTGGATTATGCGAGTAAGGTAATTGTCCGGGAGATATGGGAAAAAGGTGGTCAACTTGTGTACAACCGGGACGGGAGACCGTTGTTCAAGATCGAGAGTCGGGTGGAACGTGGGGATGTCATTCCCTCTTATTTTCTGTTGATTCCCTATATTTTGTATCTTTTCTTGCTGTTCTATGCTTACGAAATATCCTTGGATCGGGCCCGGTCGTTCCGGATACAATTATTCCACGTGTTCGGATTCTTCTTTTTCATCATGCTGTTGCGTTCTTTGATGATTGATTACAAGGTGCCACAAGTGCTTTATTCTCTACCTATTTTCATGACGGGGCAAATTGGGGGAGGGTTTATTGTGTCGGTGGGAGATTTGTTTGTCACGATGTTCTGTCTGGCACATTATTTTTTCATTACCTTTAACAAGCTGAAAATTAAATATGATGAGCCTCGTTTGGTCCATTATAAATATATATTCCTAGTGGGATTTGTGATAGGTGTTTTCTTCTACACGAATTTATTACACTTTTCGATAAACATGTTAATTGAAAGCACGCAAGTCAGCTTGAATATAGCCCGTCTTATTAATGTTGATTTCTCATCGATAGTGGCTTTTATCACGTTGATTATTGCCGGGATGGGGTTTATCGTGCTGATTAATAGTTCTGTGCGTTACTTCAGGAATTTATTCTCTATTACTCAGGCGTTTTTGGGTGTAACTGGCGTACTTGTTTTTTGTGCGGCACTTTGTTATTTCTTTAATTTCTCTCTGTCCCCGTTGGAGTGTCTTTTCCCGTTGGCGCTTTATATCTTGTTTATTTTGGGGGTGTATTTGATGAAACAGGATGCACAGAAGAGTATCTTCATGATTGCGCTAGTGGTGGTTTGTATTTATATCATTTTCTTGGCAAAAAGTAGCGAGATCCATCGGGAACACGGGGTGAGGGCAAGTTTTGCGAACGAGATTATCAAAGAACGAGACCCGATTTTTGAATATAAATTACTGGAAGTTAACGATAAAATAAAACAAAGCCAGGAGGTAGATTCGTTAGTGAAGGTAGGAGATTTGGATTTGTTGTCGGATTATATTTCAAGTGAGTTGCTGGATATGACAGGTTTCTATTATACTTGTAAGGCAATGATATGTGATCCTCGGGATTCGATATTGTTGACACCTACTTTTAAAAAGTATAGTTGTGACGAGTTTTACGATAAGCTGATTGATAGTTTGGGAACCCGTATTGGTTACACATCATTTTTCAGTATAAAGGATTTTGACGGGGTAGCTGAATATCTCGGTCGTTTTTCTTTCTCCACTCCTCAGGGGAGTAATTGCGTGTATATCCGTTTCAAGTCGAAAAACCGGCATGAAGGGATAGGGTATGCCCAGATTTTATCAAGGGAAATCGGCGTGGAGAAGGAAGCACGTTATCCTTATTCTTATGCGAAGTACAAGAATGGAATACTGGTGGATTCCAAAGGAGACTTTAGTTATCCGCGTTATTTGGAGCGTTTCGGGAAGATCGAACACGCCCGTATTATGAACATGGACAGGTTTTCGCACATGGTGATTCCCGTGGAGAATGACGGGGTGTGTATTGTCAGTTTGGGGGATGACGTGTTTGCACTCTACTATTTGAACCTGTTGTACGCTATTTTTGTCAGTGGTATCTTAACTTCTTACGGGATGTTCTTCCGGTTTGACAGGGGATGGGGAAGTTTTCGACAGACGAGTCTCACGTTGAGGATTAAAAAGAATATTATCACGTTGATCGGTGCGTTGTTCTTGATCATGACAATCATGAGTATTGTCATGAATGCCAAGAGTTTTGAACGTCGACATAGTTCGAAAGTGATCGAGTTGTCTCGGTATATAACAGATGAATTGGAGCATAATGATTGTATGGATGCTGCAAAGTGTCCCCAGATATTGAAAAAGTTAAAGGATATGTCTGAGGTACTTTGGGTAGATATTAATATCTATAATTGGGATGGAGTTCTCGTGGCGACTTCTCGTCCCGTGATATTCGAGAAGGGATTTGACGGGACATTGTTGAATCCGAAGGCTTTTGAACAAATTATTGAAAAGGAACAAATTAACTTTGTTCAAGATGAAAAAATCGTGGAGTTGACATACATGGCTGTGTATATGCCGTTGGTGCTGGAAAATGGGGAAAGGTACGTGTTGAGTATCCCCTATTTTACCCGTGGGGAGGAACTGAACAAGGATATTTTATTGATTGTGATTATCGCGGTGAATATAGCCATGATCGTGATGGTGCTTGCCTTTATCTTGTCAAGTATCGTGGCGGAGCGAATCATGAAACCACTACAAGTCGTGAATGAGAAATTGCGTCAAATGAGGGTGGGGGGGAAGAACGAGAAGATCGTGTACCATGAGCGGGATGAAATCGGTATGCTGGTGAAAGAGTATAACGAGATGGTTGATAAATTGGAGGCGAACGTGAAGAAGTTGGCGAAGTCGGAACGGGAGAGCGCTTGGCGGGAAATGGCCCGGCAAATTGCTCACGAGATCAAAAACCCGTTGACCCCGATGAAATTGAATTTGCAATTTATGCAGCGCACGTTGCAGAGGGGGAATATGGAGGAAGTGCGTCAACGATTCAAAGATATCTCGGCCGTGTTGATCGAACAGATTGATCATATGGCATCAATTGCCTCGGCTTTCTCTGATTTTGCCAAGTTGCAGGAGGCAAATAACGAGTGGTTTGATCTGAGTGAACTGGTAAACGGGTGTGCAAAATTGTTTCATGAGAATGTGGACACAATGGAATGTGATATAGAACCGAATGTTTCCGTGTACGGTGATCGGGATCAGGTGAACCGGGTAATTGTGAATTTGTTGAAGAATGCGGAACAGAGTATTCCGGAAGAACGAAAAGGGCACGTGTTGGTACGACTGAAAACGGTGTTGGGTAAGATTATATTGCTTATTAAAGATAATGGTTGCGGAATTCCGGAAAACATTCGGGATCGGATCTCCGAGCCTAATTTCACGACGAAGTCCGGAGGTACGGGACTAGGATTAACGATGTCCTACAAAATTATAGAAGCGATGGGAGGCTCAATCACTTTTGAAAGTGTAGAGAATGAAGGAACAACGTTTTATGTGGTGCTGAAACAAGACAATTGAAAACTAAATAATTTATGATTTATGAATTACGATTTACGATCAAAAAAGTATTGCTTTGCGAGAGGGAAACACCTGATCGGAAATCACGAAATCATATAATAAGCGTTAGCCCCTTGCTGTTGAAATTTAAAATTTAAAATCTAAAATTCTTAGAGCTGTGTCGACTACACGTTTAGGGAGAATGTCAACCATGCATTTCTGCCAGGTGGATTGTTTACATTTACCGTGACCGTCTTTGGTGCAGGGGCGGCAGGGAAGATCGACTTCGATGACTTCGGACTGTTTGCCCGTGGGATAACCGAAAGCCGTTGGACCCATCAAGGCGATGGCTTTCGTGTGGAATAGGTCTGCGGCATGAAGGAAGCCGGTATCCCCGCTGATCACGAGATTGGATTGTTTCACGAGATAACAAGATTCCAAAAGGCTGGTTTTACCTGCCAGGTTATTGACTCTTTCGGGAGCGATGGCCTTGATCGTTTCGCAGAACGTGTCGGTCGGACCTGCCAGAATGATAAAACGATAGTCGGGCATAAGCTGTATTACTTGTTGCCAATTACTGACCGGCCAGCGTTTCATTTCCCAGTTGGCGGAAGGGACGAGCGTGATTGTCTTTGGGGTAAGTGTGCGACGAAATCTTTCCTCATACTCTGCCGGGAAATTCCAATCGCTGTAATCGGATTCAAAATTCGTGATGCCCCACGTGGCTAATGGTTTCTGGTAAGAAACGATACCCCGGAACGGTTTGTCGAACTTATTTATCCGTAGATTGAAAAGCAGGAATCGTTTCCAGCGATCCTTGTGGCGTAGTGTGTAGTGTGGCCCTCTTGGGAAAAGATGGTAAAAGGGCGGGAGTAACACGGCTTTCAAGATGTTGGAGCGGATGTTGCTATGAGCGTCATAGATATAATCAAATTTTTCGGCTTTCAGTTGACGGGCCATTTGTAGTAAACCTTTGAATCCCGTTTTCTTATCGAATCCCCACACCCGGTCGATGCGTTTGTCCATGTTGAGAAAAGAACCCATATCTTTTCGGGCAATCCAGTGGATTTCGGCATCGGGGAAATGGTTCTTTATACCGTTTACGACATTCATACATTGGATGATGTCTCCGATGGAACTGAACCTGATAATGAGAAATTTAGCCATATCTAAAACGAATTTGCAACAAAAGTAATAAAAATGTCGTTTATCTATCGTAAAAAGAACTATTTTCGTGCTCAGATCATAAAAAGTAATATCATGAAGAAACATATACCCAATCTGATTACCTGTATGAATGTTACGTCCGGCACGGTGGCTATTTATGCCGCTTTTCACGGCTATTTGTATCTTGCTGCTTGGCTCGTGATTCTGGCAATGGTGTTTGATTTCTTTGACGGTTTCGCTGCTCGATTGTTGCACGTGAAGTCGGAAATGGGCAAGGAACTGGATTCCTTGGCCGACATGGTTAGTTTCGGGGTAATGCCTTCCGTGATGGCTTTTTTCCTGATTCGCGATCTGGGGTATGGTGGTGGAGAGTTGTTCGCTGCGAATCCCTGGCAGGGGACGTTTATGTACGTGCCGTTTCTGGTTCCGGCTTTTTCGGCTTATCGTTTGGCTAAATTCAATCTGGATGTGCGGCAAACTCATTCGTTTATCGGTTTGCCAACCCCGTCGAATGCTTTGTTTTGGGTGATGCTGGTATTTACCCGTTATCATCAGGAAGAATTTTTCATGGCGATGTGGGGCAAACCGTGGCTGTTGGCTCTTTTTGCCTTGGTGCTGGCGATCTTGCTGATCAGTGAAATCCCGATGTTCTCGTTGAAATTGATCAACTTCTCATGGAACGGGAATGCTCTCTTGTATTGTTTTTTGGGGGCTGTAATAATCGGTTTTGTCATTTGGGGTGTGAAAGCATTATCCTGTATGATCCCCGTTTATATATTGATCTCTTGTTATGATTTCAAGAAGAAATGGAACTGGAGGTTCTGGGGGGTACTCGTGCTACTCTTCCTGTTATTGAAATGGGCAGCCTTGTTTATTGTCTTTCCGGCTTACTTGATTGTGCTTGTCGTGAAACTGACGGCTCGGGCAGATCAATAATCGGGTCATAATCCACAAAATCGTATGTAGGAGAGATCACGGCTGGATTCTCCACGAGGATTGTTTTGTTTTTTATCGGGGAGGGTTGCATGTTTGTCATATTCGTCACCCCGTCTCCTTGGAATATATCCTGTTGGGAAATCACCACGATTCCGGTCACAACGGCTGCCGACAAACCGAATTTGAATAAACGGGTAACCAGATTACCGGATTCGGTGTTAATCACCTCTTCTTGGGTTTTGCGAGCCTTCTTCCCGTTGACAGTTACCAAAGGCAGGGTTTCCATACCAATCACGTCCGGTAAGAAGTTATGGTTTTTGGATTCAAAAAGAATATTAAACCGACGGTCGACCGAGAAAGTCCCGATTGTTCCGAAATCCACTTTTTGTTTCTGATTCAGACGTACCTTGACCTCTTCACAGAATAGAGCCAAACGTCGTTGCGCTTTTTCGTAATCAACCTGTTCTTTACGTGCGATCCAATCGATCAAGAGACCGTCATTTTGTTTCAGATACTTGTTGAACACGACTTTTTTAGACGGGGGAACGATGATCCCCGTTTTCTCGTTGATGCTTGCGGACGTGTAGTCGCAAATGAACCCTCCGAATCCCGGAACGATCACGCAATCATGCAAATAGAGCAATTCTTCGATGTGTTCAACATATTTATTCATGCCACAAAGGTAAGAAAAAACGTAAGGTTGTCAAACTGATTTTAGGCATTTCGGATTATTATTATTTACTTTGTTGTGTCTATTGCAGACACTCAGAATGTTATAAATTGAGATAAAATTATGGGCGTATGAAAATTTTTGTGACAGGAGGTACTGGGTATATAGGTTCCCACACGGTGGTCGAACTCCAGAAGAATGGGTATGATGTAATTATTGCTGACAATCTAGTGAATTCGAGTTTGGATGTACTAGACGGGATAGAAAAGATCACGGGAATTCGTCCCGAGTTCGAGGAGATAGACCTTACCGATCGGGAGGTTACACGGGATTTTTTTGCTCGCCATTCGGATCTTCGGGCCGTGATTCATTTTGCCGCTTTGAAGGCCGTGGGAGAGTCGGTGAACAAGCCTTTGGAGTACTATTTCAATAATTTGAACTCTTTGATGAACGTGTTGACTTGTATGCGGGAATTCAAGGTGCCGAATTTGGTGTTTTCTTCTTCTTGCACGGTGTACG
Encoded proteins:
- a CDS encoding 1-deoxy-D-xylulose-5-phosphate synthase, producing the protein MYLENINSPEDVKRLSFENLNILADEIRHALLTKLSAHGGHIGPNLGMVEATIALHYVFNSPVDKIVYDVSHQSYTHKMLTGRKDAFLHAEEYDDVSGYTNPQESKHDFFTIGHTSTSVSLACGLAKARDLKGDHENIIAVIGDGSLSGGEAYEGLSNAAETGTNLIVVVNDNEMSIAENHGGLYQNLKTLRNTDGQAPCNFFKSLGLDYIYVKDGNDITALIHAFTQVKDASHPVVVHIHTLKGKGYTPAETYKEKFHWGMPFKLETGEPLSNGGNTEDYGNLTGKFLLEQIQKDPTVVAISSGTPAVIGFNPERRQQAGKQFVDVGIAEEHAVALASGIAANGGKPVYGVYSTFIQRCYDQLSQDLCINRNPAVISVFLGGSAGMNDETHLGFFDIPLISNIPNMVYLAPTCKEEYFAMLEWGIKQTTYPVAIRVPGPVVIESEETFDTDYSELNRYKITRQGERVAVIALGNFYPLGESVCQKLQKETGIQATLINPRYITGVDKQMLEDLKANHQLVITLEDGVLDGGFGEKIARYYGDSEMKVKNYGLKKEFADRFVLEELLKENHLTDTQITNEIREILDKKQD
- a CDS encoding flavodoxin family protein; translation: MAKRILILSSSPRKGGNSDTLCDEFLRGAKEAGHDVEKIFLRDKKINYCTGCSTCSLYHKPCPQKDDAAEIIDKMVAADVIVMATPVYFYTMSAQMKTLIDRCCGLYTEMNDKEFYFIITAAEDNKENMMRTVDTFQGFLDCLENPTIKGVVFGLGVWHVGEIKGHPAMQEAYETGKRV
- the rlmH gene encoding 23S rRNA (pseudouridine(1915)-N(3))-methyltransferase RlmH gives rise to the protein MKVCLLVIGKTDVEFVRAGIAEYEKRLKYYIPYEMKVIPDVRNTKNMSEIQQKEREGELLLGQLETADYIILLDEKGNEYTSKAFANFLAQKMLTSMKRLVFIIGGPYGFSEEVYKRANMKISLSKMTFSHQMVRMIFTEQLYRAMTILKGEPYHHE
- a CDS encoding sensor histidine kinase; protein product: MKKFWLVLSLAMFCLIVGSLWEYSLNDWSADKKLFLFQERLKFEEKRLDDQLRKLDYEAERKKPEWKGKQSVLVGFKGSKLVYWSNERVGSPRLYEILSAGNDFVKINNLYFDVRRHVVGDTVYYALLFIKEDYPYSSNYVKNHFNPSLGENLDYASKVIVREIWEKGGQLVYNRDGRPLFKIESRVERGDVIPSYFLLIPYILYLFLLFYAYEISLDRARSFRIQLFHVFGFFFFIMLLRSLMIDYKVPQVLYSLPIFMTGQIGGGFIVSVGDLFVTMFCLAHYFFITFNKLKIKYDEPRLVHYKYIFLVGFVIGVFFYTNLLHFSINMLIESTQVSLNIARLINVDFSSIVAFITLIIAGMGFIVLINSSVRYFRNLFSITQAFLGVTGVLVFCAALCYFFNFSLSPLECLFPLALYILFILGVYLMKQDAQKSIFMIALVVVCIYIIFLAKSSEIHREHGVRASFANEIIKERDPIFEYKLLEVNDKIKQSQEVDSLVKVGDLDLLSDYISSELLDMTGFYYTCKAMICDPRDSILLTPTFKKYSCDEFYDKLIDSLGTRIGYTSFFSIKDFDGVAEYLGRFSFSTPQGSNCVYIRFKSKNRHEGIGYAQILSREIGVEKEARYPYSYAKYKNGILVDSKGDFSYPRYLERFGKIEHARIMNMDRFSHMVIPVENDGVCIVSLGDDVFALYYLNLLYAIFVSGILTSYGMFFRFDRGWGSFRQTSLTLRIKKNIITLIGALFLIMTIMSIVMNAKSFERRHSSKVIELSRYITDELEHNDCMDAAKCPQILKKLKDMSEVLWVDINIYNWDGVLVATSRPVIFEKGFDGTLLNPKAFEQIIEKEQINFVQDEKIVELTYMAVYMPLVLENGERYVLSIPYFTRGEELNKDILLIVIIAVNIAMIVMVLAFILSSIVAERIMKPLQVVNEKLRQMRVGGKNEKIVYHERDEIGMLVKEYNEMVDKLEANVKKLAKSERESAWREMARQIAHEIKNPLTPMKLNLQFMQRTLQRGNMEEVRQRFKDISAVLIEQIDHMASIASAFSDFAKLQEANNEWFDLSELVNGCAKLFHENVDTMECDIEPNVSVYGDRDQVNRVIVNLLKNAEQSIPEERKGHVLVRLKTVLGKIILLIKDNGCGIPENIRDRISEPNFTTKSGGTGLGLTMSYKIIEAMGGSITFESVENEGTTFYVVLKQDN
- a CDS encoding glycosyltransferase family 9 protein, whose product is MAKFLIIRFSSIGDIIQCMNVVNGIKNHFPDAEIHWIARKDMGSFLNMDKRIDRVWGFDKKTGFKGLLQMARQLKAEKFDYIYDAHSNIRSNILKAVLLPPFYHLFPRGPHYTLRHKDRWKRFLLFNLRINKFDKPFRGIVSYQKPLATWGITNFESDYSDWNFPAEYEERFRRTLTPKTITLVPSANWEMKRWPVSNWQQVIQLMPDYRFIILAGPTDTFCETIKAIAPERVNNLAGKTSLLESCYLVKQSNLVISGDTGFLHAADLFHTKAIALMGPTAFGYPTGKQSEVIEVDLPCRPCTKDGHGKCKQSTWQKCMVDILPKRVVDTALRILDFKF
- the pssA gene encoding CDP-diacylglycerol--serine O-phosphatidyltransferase — its product is MKKHIPNLITCMNVTSGTVAIYAAFHGYLYLAAWLVILAMVFDFFDGFAARLLHVKSEMGKELDSLADMVSFGVMPSVMAFFLIRDLGYGGGELFAANPWQGTFMYVPFLVPAFSAYRLAKFNLDVRQTHSFIGLPTPSNALFWVMLVFTRYHQEEFFMAMWGKPWLLALFALVLAILLISEIPMFSLKLINFSWNGNALLYCFLGAVIIGFVIWGVKALSCMIPVYILISCYDFKKKWNWRFWGVLVLLFLLLKWAALFIVFPAYLIVLVVKLTARADQ
- a CDS encoding HU domain-containing protein, with the protein product MNKYVEHIEELLYLHDCVIVPGFGGFICDYTSASINEKTGIIVPPSKKVVFNKYLKQNDGLLIDWIARKEQVDYEKAQRRLALFCEEVKVRLNQKQKVDFGTIGTFSVDRRFNILFESKNHNFLPDVIGMETLPLVTVNGKKARKTQEEVINTESGNLVTRLFKFGLSAAVVTGIVVISQQDIFQGDGVTNMTNMQPSPIKNKTILVENPAVISPTYDFVDYDPIIDLPEPSVSRQAQSSKPERQ